One stretch of Caldinitratiruptor microaerophilus DNA includes these proteins:
- a CDS encoding helix-turn-helix domain-containing protein produces the protein MQAFESLRWVFQNSTLTTTEKVVLTCLILHADETGRCWPGSDTLATETGLSRRAVQYCLKQLEAKGLIAREAMPPKRTIYTVHLLQGASDAQCTGCTVQQLHGAPDAQCNSCTVQEVRRTVHQVRRTVHHVRRNGAPGASIAVTNEPGNQPPERDSGTGSDAELPIELPNELLNELPRESTHDARRRASSPKANTKHNRTVSEAERALVDQLWQHLKVSDALPADTDRFYWRLVKQARDLLSARSLAEWAACIEWALQDSYWRERLTDLRQLGEKVWPQFARRRNRETTPGRPKLLEPEEVSDDDIR, from the coding sequence GTGCAGGCGTTTGAGTCGCTGCGGTGGGTGTTCCAGAACTCCACGCTCACGACAACCGAGAAAGTCGTGCTGACATGCCTGATCCTGCACGCGGATGAGACGGGGCGCTGCTGGCCTGGGAGCGATACGCTGGCGACGGAAACGGGGCTTAGCCGTCGGGCCGTGCAATACTGCTTGAAGCAATTGGAAGCCAAAGGGTTGATCGCCAGAGAGGCGATGCCTCCGAAACGCACCATCTACACGGTGCACCTGTTGCAGGGTGCATCGGATGCACAGTGCACCGGATGCACGGTGCAACAGCTGCACGGTGCACCAGATGCACAGTGCAACTCGTGCACGGTGCAAGAGGTGCGCCGAACGGTGCACCAGGTGCGCCGTACCGTGCACCACGTGCGCCGTAACGGTGCACCTGGTGCGTCGATTGCAGTAACAAATGAGCCCGGAAACCAGCCTCCAGAGCGGGATTCCGGAACTGGAAGCGACGCCGAACTCCCCATTGAACTCCCCAATGAACTCCTCAATGAACTCCCCAGAGAGAGTACACACGACGCGCGGCGTCGTGCCTCCTCCCCTAAAGCCAACACGAAGCACAACCGGACGGTCAGCGAAGCGGAGCGTGCGTTGGTCGATCAACTGTGGCAGCACCTCAAAGTGAGTGACGCGTTACCGGCCGACACCGACCGGTTCTACTGGCGCCTCGTCAAACAGGCACGTGACCTCTTGTCCGCCCGGTCGCTGGCCGAGTGGGCGGCCTGCATCGAGTGGGCCCTGCAGGACTCGTACTGGAGGGAGCGGCTGACGGACCTTCGTCAACTGGGCGAAAAGGTGTGGCCTCAGTTTGCCCGGCGGCGGAACCGTGAGACCACTCCTGGACGGCCCAAGTTGCTAGAGCCGGAGGAGGTTTCCGATGACGACATCCGTTGA
- a CDS encoding replicative DNA helicase — translation MTTSVDRRPLPQNLEAEQSVLGAILLDSEVAGWVLNELPADDFYADRHRIIYRAMQALAAEGRPIDLVTVGERLRGEDTEKWGGLSYLAHLQGFVPTAANVGAYAEIVMEQARRRRSIQRIRRVLDGLYDPAEDLTDLALLAAWAVEDSPGQHADVESIGEVAARRVTELRSRPPGQIPGRTTGFQVLDRLTGGLEPGALYLLAARPGMGKTGLGLAIVLRSAAATGLPWLVVSREMTAESLSDRAVASLAQIPLGLLRRNSLAEMGWTKVADVLERLHGLPVYVTTRARRVSEIRDRARALQKSANGRLGGIMVDYLQLLQARTKGGNRQEQVAEISRDLKNLAVDLDTPVLALAQVSRAVEGRENKRPTLADLRESGQLEADAEAVLFLYRPAYYDRLEGKETPPADKVEVILAKHRNDEVRTGELLFHPEWVLFDDPVGGNGT, via the coding sequence ATGACGACATCCGTTGACCGGCGACCTCTTCCGCAGAATCTCGAAGCCGAGCAAAGCGTCCTCGGCGCGATCCTGCTCGACTCTGAGGTCGCCGGGTGGGTCCTCAACGAATTGCCGGCGGACGACTTCTACGCCGATCGCCACAGGATCATCTATCGGGCCATGCAGGCGCTCGCGGCCGAAGGGCGACCCATCGACCTCGTGACCGTTGGAGAGCGGCTACGTGGCGAGGACACGGAGAAGTGGGGTGGGTTGTCGTATCTGGCGCACCTTCAGGGCTTCGTGCCGACGGCGGCGAATGTCGGGGCGTACGCGGAGATCGTGATGGAGCAAGCTCGCCGACGCCGGTCGATCCAGCGGATTCGGCGGGTTCTCGACGGCCTGTACGACCCGGCGGAGGACCTGACGGACCTGGCCTTGCTGGCCGCGTGGGCGGTAGAGGACTCGCCCGGCCAGCACGCCGACGTGGAATCCATCGGGGAGGTGGCGGCCCGGCGCGTGACCGAGCTGCGGTCACGTCCTCCTGGCCAGATCCCCGGGCGAACCACGGGTTTCCAGGTGCTGGACCGCCTGACCGGAGGGCTTGAGCCCGGCGCCCTGTATCTGCTGGCCGCCAGGCCGGGGATGGGAAAGACGGGACTCGGTCTGGCCATCGTGCTGCGGAGCGCGGCGGCCACGGGGCTCCCCTGGCTGGTGGTGTCCCGGGAGATGACGGCGGAATCCCTGAGCGACCGAGCCGTTGCAAGCCTCGCCCAGATTCCCCTCGGCCTGCTCCGGCGCAACAGTTTGGCTGAGATGGGATGGACCAAGGTGGCCGACGTGCTGGAGCGGCTACACGGGCTGCCGGTCTATGTGACCACTAGGGCCCGGCGGGTCTCAGAGATTCGCGACCGAGCCCGTGCCTTGCAGAAGTCGGCGAACGGGAGGCTCGGCGGCATCATGGTGGACTACCTGCAACTGTTGCAGGCCCGAACGAAGGGCGGCAACCGCCAGGAGCAGGTAGCGGAGATCAGCCGGGACTTGAAGAACTTGGCGGTCGACCTTGACACCCCCGTGCTGGCCCTGGCCCAGGTATCCAGGGCAGTCGAGGGGCGGGAGAACAAGCGCCCGACGCTGGCCGACCTCCGGGAGAGTGGCCAGCTCGAAGCCGATGCTGAGGCGGTACTGTTTCTGTACCGGCCGGCCTATTACGACCGCTTGGAGGGCAAGGAGACACCGCCCGCGGACAAGGTGGAGGTGATCCTGGCGAAGCACCGGAACGACGAGGTGCGAACGGGCGAGTTGCTGTTCCACCCGGAGTGGGTGCTGTTCGATGACCCGGTGGGAGGGAACGGGACGTGA
- a CDS encoding sigma-70 family RNA polymerase sigma factor — MTPQERFDTNRPLAFWVANRYRGMIPASDQLDLENAALVGLWRACLRYDEGRGVRFSGFAVACITNEIRQHIRSTYRKVPFTVISLDEPVPDTEGLTVADMIGYEPDLGERVVYQELAQIVRDVGGCELAAMLIGGQPAAVVARKAGVSPSQISRRRSKAIRRVRQALAACV; from the coding sequence ATGACACCGCAGGAGCGGTTTGATACCAACAGACCGTTAGCATTCTGGGTGGCCAACCGGTATCGCGGCATGATACCGGCATCCGACCAGCTCGACCTGGAAAACGCCGCCCTGGTCGGACTTTGGAGAGCGTGCCTGAGGTACGACGAGGGTCGTGGGGTTCGGTTCTCCGGTTTCGCCGTGGCGTGCATCACGAACGAAATCCGGCAGCACATTCGCAGCACCTACCGGAAGGTCCCCTTCACCGTGATCTCTCTGGACGAACCGGTACCCGACACGGAGGGCCTCACGGTCGCTGACATGATCGGCTATGAGCCGGACCTCGGGGAGCGAGTGGTTTACCAGGAGCTGGCACAGATAGTGCGGGACGTGGGTGGGTGTGAACTGGCCGCCATGCTCATCGGTGGCCAGCCGGCTGCGGTGGTGGCGCGGAAAGCTGGCGTGAGCCCCAGCCAGATCTCAAGGCGACGCTCGAAGGCCATTCGTCGGGTACGCCAGGCACTTGCTGCTTGTGTGTAA
- a CDS encoding adenine nucleotide alpha hydrolase family protein, protein MKRHLIGSIHTRERADPPILRVLSLGAGVQSTTLALMAAEGVIERPDCAIFADTGWEPRIVYRHLDWLIPLLPFPVHVVTAGNIRRDTLDAVMGIRSRVAQPPVYVRSPDGSQGMLRRACTGDYKVAPIRQKIRELAETHPDWRRPSGLAWVEQWFGISLDEVHRMKMPDVGWIEHRYPLIELGLTRLACLEWLRTRGYPEPPKSSCVGCPYHNDAYWRWLRDHSPDEWAQAVEFDHAIRRGLPHVRGEAYLHRSMVPLDQVDLSTPEERGQITFDFEDGFGNECDGMCGV, encoded by the coding sequence ATGAAGCGTCACCTGATCGGTTCCATTCACACCAGGGAGCGGGCGGACCCGCCCATCCTCAGGGTGCTCAGCCTCGGGGCCGGGGTGCAGTCGACCACCCTCGCGCTCATGGCGGCGGAAGGGGTGATCGAGCGACCCGACTGCGCCATCTTTGCAGACACCGGCTGGGAACCCCGCATCGTGTACCGCCACCTGGATTGGCTCATCCCCCTGCTGCCCTTCCCTGTCCACGTGGTGACCGCCGGCAACATCCGTCGCGACACGCTTGATGCCGTGATGGGGATCCGCTCTCGGGTGGCCCAGCCGCCTGTCTACGTACGAAGTCCAGATGGATCTCAGGGTATGTTGCGGCGGGCCTGCACGGGGGACTACAAGGTTGCCCCCATCCGACAGAAGATCCGAGAACTCGCGGAAACGCACCCTGATTGGAGACGCCCGTCCGGCCTGGCCTGGGTGGAGCAGTGGTTCGGCATCTCACTCGATGAGGTCCACCGCATGAAGATGCCCGATGTTGGGTGGATCGAGCACCGTTACCCCCTCATCGAACTTGGGTTGACACGTCTGGCTTGTCTGGAGTGGCTGCGGACCAGAGGCTACCCCGAACCGCCTAAGAGCAGCTGCGTGGGGTGCCCCTACCACAACGACGCCTACTGGCGCTGGTTGCGCGACCACAGCCCTGACGAGTGGGCCCAGGCTGTCGAGTTCGACCATGCGATCCGCCGTGGGCTGCCTCACGTACGCGGAGAGGCCTACCTGCACCGGTCGATGGTGCCCCTGGATCAGGTCGACCTCAGCACGCCCGAGGAACGAGGGCAGATCACCTTCGACTTCGAGGACGGCTTCGGGAACGAGTGTGATGGCATGTGCGGTGTGTGA